The following coding sequences lie in one Chelonoidis abingdonii isolate Lonesome George chromosome 6, CheloAbing_2.0, whole genome shotgun sequence genomic window:
- the MLANA gene encoding melanoma antigen recognized by T-cells 1, whose product MPKGDRQADGIFSRGKQYTYLAAEEAAGIGILVVVLAVLLIIGCWYYKRRCGYKNLRSKSSHAGTMRRVAGEDPPLNCKALLQEYSNFNSVVPDAPPAYDKISADPLPPLYSP is encoded by the exons ATGCCCAAAGGAGATCGCCAAGCAGATGGCATCTTCAGCAGAGGAAAGCAATATACTTATCTTGCAGCAGAAGA AGCTGCAGGTATTGGAATCCTTGTTGTGGTTCTTGCAGTTTTACTGATCATTGGCTGCTGGTATTACAAAAGGCGATGTGGCTATAAAAACCTTCGG AGTAAAAGCTCACATGCTGGCACTATGAGAAGAGTGGCAGGTGAAGATCCCCCACTGAATTGCAAAGCACTTTTACAGGAGTACAGCAACTTTAATTCTGTG GTACCTGATGCTCCACCAGCATATGACAAAATCTCTGCAGATCCATTGCCACCACTTTATTCACCATGA